The following proteins are encoded in a genomic region of Roseinatronobacter sp. S2:
- a CDS encoding Hpt domain-containing protein, translating to MTSDALDRKIFLALLETGGSDVAAALAEQLTQDFARLHSDLQAHLSVSNSGTDLNFQAIYMIAHEMKGLALTIGAVALPELSLRAEKMAQNKDGAALAAALPEVIDECDRVRTALAQFIENM from the coding sequence ATGACATCCGACGCGCTCGACCGTAAGATATTTCTCGCCCTTCTGGAAACAGGTGGTAGCGATGTGGCGGCTGCCCTGGCAGAACAACTTACACAGGATTTTGCGCGGCTGCACAGCGATCTGCAAGCGCATCTGTCTGTTTCGAATTCCGGCACAGACCTGAATTTTCAGGCAATTTACATGATTGCACACGAAATGAAGGGCCTTGCACTTACGATCGGGGCGGTCGCTTTGCCGGAACTATCTTTGCGCGCGGAAAAAATGGCGCAAAATAAGGACGGTGCGGCCCTTGCCGCCGCATTGCCCGAAGTGATCGATGAATGTGATCGTGTTCGAACCGCCTTGGCGCAATTTATTGAGAATATGTAA
- a CDS encoding propionyl-CoA synthetase codes for MRYADLHQWSISDPNGFWMEQAQKIDWVRPPSKALFDDNAPLYEWFKDGLVNTCWNALDRHVDAGRGDQVAVIHDSPVTHSKRELTYREMRDRVASLAGALRAKGVQKGDRVIIYMPMIPEALEAMLACARLGAIHSVVFGGFAANELAVRINDAQPKCIIAASCGLEPGRVIHYKPLLDGAIELASHTPDFCVIFQREQEVAKLTDGRDYDWHAFQYGVASAECLPVEGDHPAYVLYTSGTTGQPKGVVRPTAGHLVALQWTMKNIYDVDPGDVFWAASDVGWVVGHSYICYAPLIAGNTTIVFEGKPIGTPDAGTFWRVISEHKVKIFFTAPTAFRAVKREDPKGEFVRKYDLSCLKTVYLAGERADPDTIEWAQDQLKVPVIDHWWQTESGWPIAANPMGIEPLPVKLGSPAVAMPSYDIHVLDEGGNPVGANTLGAIAIKLPLPPGTLPTLWNAEDRFRKSYLDQFPGYYATGDAGYVDADGYVYIMARTDDVINVAGHRLSTGGMEEVLASHPDVAECAVIGIADDLKGQLPLGFLCLNSGTTRDNAAIAQECVKLVRDRIGPVAAFKLAVVVDRLPKTRSGKILRATMASIADGKAYKMPATIDDPAILPEIAKALQGLGYPKG; via the coding sequence ATGCGTTATGCCGATTTGCACCAATGGTCGATTTCAGACCCCAACGGGTTCTGGATGGAACAAGCGCAAAAAATCGACTGGGTGCGCCCCCCGTCCAAGGCATTGTTCGACGACAACGCCCCCTTGTATGAATGGTTCAAGGATGGGCTGGTCAATACCTGCTGGAATGCGCTGGACCGCCATGTTGATGCAGGGCGCGGCGATCAGGTGGCCGTTATCCATGACAGCCCCGTCACCCATTCAAAACGCGAACTGACATATCGTGAAATGCGTGACCGCGTGGCCTCTCTCGCGGGGGCGCTGCGCGCCAAAGGTGTGCAAAAGGGCGACCGCGTTATCATCTACATGCCCATGATCCCCGAAGCCCTGGAGGCAATGCTGGCCTGCGCACGGCTGGGGGCGATTCACTCTGTTGTTTTCGGCGGATTTGCCGCAAATGAACTGGCCGTGCGGATTAATGATGCGCAACCCAAATGCATTATCGCCGCATCCTGCGGGCTGGAACCGGGGCGCGTTATTCATTACAAACCGCTGCTGGATGGCGCGATTGAACTGGCATCACACACGCCTGACTTCTGCGTCATCTTTCAGCGCGAACAGGAAGTTGCCAAGCTGACAGATGGCCGGGATTATGACTGGCATGCGTTTCAATACGGTGTTGCATCGGCTGAATGCCTGCCGGTCGAGGGGGACCATCCCGCCTATGTGCTGTATACGTCCGGCACGACAGGCCAGCCCAAGGGGGTGGTGCGCCCGACTGCGGGCCATCTGGTGGCGCTGCAATGGACGATGAAAAACATCTATGATGTGGACCCCGGCGATGTGTTCTGGGCAGCAAGCGATGTGGGCTGGGTCGTGGGGCACAGCTATATCTGCTATGCGCCGCTGATCGCGGGCAACACCACCATCGTATTCGAAGGCAAACCCATCGGCACCCCCGATGCAGGCACCTTCTGGCGGGTAATTTCCGAGCATAAGGTCAAAATCTTCTTCACCGCGCCCACAGCCTTCCGCGCCGTCAAACGCGAAGATCCCAAAGGCGAATTTGTGCGCAAATATGACCTGTCCTGCCTGAAAACTGTCTATCTGGCAGGCGAGCGTGCCGACCCTGACACCATTGAATGGGCCCAAGACCAGTTGAAGGTGCCTGTCATTGACCATTGGTGGCAAACCGAATCCGGTTGGCCGATTGCGGCAAACCCGATGGGGATCGAACCCCTGCCGGTCAAACTGGGATCGCCTGCAGTCGCGATGCCCAGCTATGACATTCATGTGCTTGATGAAGGTGGCAATCCGGTCGGCGCGAACACATTGGGCGCCATCGCCATCAAGCTGCCCCTGCCCCCCGGCACGCTGCCCACATTGTGGAACGCCGAAGACCGCTTTCGCAAAAGCTATCTGGACCAGTTTCCCGGCTATTACGCAACAGGGGATGCGGGATATGTGGATGCGGATGGCTACGTCTATATCATGGCGCGCACAGATGACGTGATCAACGTTGCCGGACACCGCCTGTCAACCGGCGGCATGGAAGAAGTGCTTGCCAGCCACCCTGATGTCGCAGAATGCGCCGTCATCGGCATAGCAGATGACCTGAAAGGCCAGCTGCCATTGGGTTTCCTGTGCCTGAATTCCGGCACAACACGCGACAATGCAGCGATTGCGCAGGAATGTGTGAAACTGGTGCGCGACAGGATTGGCCCCGTCGCCGCATTCAAACTGGCGGTGGTGGTCGACCGCCTGCCCAAGACGCGGTCGGGCAAGATATTGCGCGCGACAATGGCCAGCATCGCAGACGGCAAGGCTTACAAGATGCCCGCCACGATTGACGACCCCGCCATACTGCCAGAGATTGCAAAAGCGCTTCAGGGGTTGGGCTACCCGAAAGGCTGA
- a CDS encoding NADP-dependent malic enzyme, whose product MTDLPSDDSRHPALIYHEYPRPGKLEVRPTKPLANGYDLSRAYSPGVAEACLEIKANPEDAARYTARGNLVAVVTNGTAVLGLGNIGALASKPVMEGKAVLFKKFANIDCFDIELNEPDPERLADIVCALEPTFGAINLEDIKAPDCFIVERICRERMGIPVFHDDQHGTAIVVGAAATNALRVAGKAFEDIKIVSTGGGAAGIACLNMLVKLGVRRENIWLCDIHGLVHEGREQDMNPQKSAFAQATDKRTLDDVIDGADLFLGLSGPGALTAAHVARMGRRPIIFALANPTPEILPDQVREVAPDAIIATGRSDFPNQVNNVLCFPFIFRGALDVGATEINDAMQIGCVEGIAALARATTSAEAAAAYKGEQLSFGPDYLIPKPFDPRLMGVVASAVAKAAMDSGVAKRPLDDLTAYKAKLDASVFRSAMIMRPVFEAARAASRRIVFAEGEDERVLRAASAMLEETTEVPILIGRPEVVNMRLERAGLSIQPGRDFELVNPQDDPRYRDYWQSYHALMERSGVTPDLARAILRTNTTAIGAIMVHRGDADSLICGTFGQFLWHLNYVTRILGSKDRHPVGALSLMIQQEGNLFIADTQVHPNPTPQQIAETAIGAARHVRRFGLDPKIALCSHSQFGNLDTPSGRNMRAALEILDAAGLDFDYEGEMHVDAALDPALRARMFPNARFSEPANVLIFANTDAASGVRNILKMRGDALEVGPILMGMGNTAHIVTPSITPRGLLNMSALAGTPVSIYG is encoded by the coding sequence ATGACCGACCTGCCATCGGATGACAGCCGTCATCCTGCCCTGATCTATCATGAATATCCGCGCCCCGGTAAGTTGGAAGTGCGTCCGACCAAACCGCTGGCCAACGGGTATGACCTGTCGCGCGCCTACTCCCCCGGCGTGGCCGAAGCCTGTCTGGAAATCAAGGCAAACCCCGAAGATGCGGCCCGCTACACCGCGCGCGGCAATCTGGTGGCGGTGGTCACCAACGGCACGGCTGTGCTGGGCCTTGGCAATATCGGGGCGCTGGCATCCAAGCCGGTGATGGAGGGCAAGGCGGTTCTGTTCAAGAAATTCGCCAATATTGACTGTTTCGATATTGAACTGAATGAGCCAGACCCCGAACGGCTGGCAGACATTGTCTGCGCACTGGAACCCACGTTTGGCGCGATCAATCTGGAAGATATCAAGGCACCGGATTGCTTCATCGTGGAACGGATCTGCCGTGAACGCATGGGAATTCCGGTGTTCCATGACGACCAGCACGGCACGGCCATCGTTGTGGGGGCGGCGGCCACCAATGCGCTGCGCGTTGCAGGCAAGGCGTTCGAGGATATCAAGATTGTCAGCACGGGGGGCGGCGCGGCCGGAATTGCCTGCCTGAACATGCTGGTAAAACTGGGGGTGCGGCGCGAAAATATCTGGTTGTGCGACATTCACGGGCTGGTCCATGAAGGCCGCGAGCAGGATATGAACCCGCAAAAATCGGCCTTTGCACAAGCCACCGACAAGCGCACCCTTGATGATGTGATTGACGGCGCGGATCTGTTTCTGGGCCTGTCCGGTCCGGGCGCACTGACCGCAGCACATGTTGCGCGCATGGGCAGGCGCCCGATCATCTTCGCACTGGCCAACCCGACACCGGAAATCCTGCCCGATCAGGTGCGCGAAGTGGCCCCCGATGCGATTATTGCGACTGGCCGGTCGGATTTTCCCAATCAGGTCAATAACGTGTTGTGCTTTCCGTTCATTTTCCGCGGTGCGCTGGATGTGGGCGCAACCGAAATCAACGATGCCATGCAGATCGGCTGTGTCGAAGGGATTGCCGCCCTTGCACGCGCCACCACCAGTGCCGAAGCCGCCGCCGCCTATAAGGGCGAACAGTTAAGCTTCGGGCCGGACTATTTGATTCCGAAACCGTTTGATCCGCGCCTGATGGGCGTTGTGGCCAGCGCGGTGGCCAAGGCTGCCATGGACTCGGGCGTGGCAAAACGCCCGCTGGACGACCTGACCGCCTATAAGGCCAAACTTGATGCGTCTGTCTTCCGGTCGGCCATGATCATGCGACCGGTGTTTGAAGCCGCGCGCGCTGCGTCACGGCGCATCGTCTTTGCCGAAGGAGAGGATGAGCGCGTGTTGCGCGCCGCTTCCGCCATGCTGGAAGAAACCACCGAAGTGCCCATCCTGATCGGGCGGCCAGAGGTGGTGAACATGCGGCTGGAACGCGCGGGCCTGTCCATCCAGCCGGGGCGCGATTTCGAACTGGTCAACCCACAAGATGACCCGCGCTACCGCGATTACTGGCAAAGCTATCACGCGCTGATGGAACGCAGCGGGGTCACCCCCGATCTGGCGCGCGCCATTTTGCGCACCAACACCACAGCCATCGGCGCAATCATGGTGCACAGGGGCGATGCCGACAGTCTGATCTGCGGGACATTCGGGCAGTTCCTGTGGCATTTGAACTATGTCACGCGGATTCTGGGCAGCAAAGACCGCCACCCCGTGGGCGCGCTAAGTCTGATGATCCAGCAAGAAGGGAACCTGTTTATTGCCGACACGCAGGTTCACCCGAACCCGACACCCCAGCAGATTGCCGAAACCGCCATCGGTGCCGCCCGCCATGTGCGCCGCTTCGGGCTGGACCCCAAGATTGCGCTTTGCTCGCACAGCCAGTTCGGCAATCTCGACACACCGTCGGGGCGCAACATGCGCGCAGCCCTTGAAATACTGGACGCGGCCGGTCTGGATTTCGACTATGAGGGCGAAATGCATGTCGATGCGGCGCTGGACCCCGCGCTACGCGCACGCATGTTCCCCAATGCGCGGTTTTCAGAACCCGCCAATGTGCTGATATTCGCCAATACGGATGCGGCCAGCGGGGTGCGCAACATTCTGAAGATGCGCGGCGATGCACTGGAAGTCGGGCCAATCCTTATGGGCATGGGAAACACCGCGCATATTGTCACCCCGTCCATCACCCCGCGCGGGTTGTTGAACATGTCGGCGCTGGCCGGAACGCCGGTATCCATTTACGGCTAA
- a CDS encoding cytidine deaminase, with protein sequence MTLLLEARRLREMAYAPYSGFQVGAALRSTDGRVFGGCNVENAAYPEGLCAEAGAIAAMVAGGAREIAEIVVVADSPTPVPPCGGCRQKIAEFASADTQVTMVTLSGQELTMTLAELLPGAFGPRHMDKG encoded by the coding sequence ATGACGCTTTTGCTGGAAGCACGCAGATTGCGCGAGATGGCCTATGCGCCCTATTCCGGTTTTCAGGTGGGCGCGGCGTTGCGCAGCACGGACGGTCGGGTTTTTGGCGGCTGCAATGTGGAAAATGCAGCCTATCCCGAAGGGTTATGTGCCGAAGCCGGTGCCATAGCCGCCATGGTGGCCGGTGGCGCGCGCGAAATTGCGGAAATCGTGGTGGTGGCCGACAGCCCCACGCCGGTGCCCCCCTGTGGTGGCTGCCGCCAGAAGATCGCTGAATTTGCCAGCGCGGACACGCAGGTCACCATGGTAACCCTGTCGGGGCAGGAACTGACAATGACATTGGCCGAATTGCTGCCCGGTGCCTTCGGGCCGCGCCATATGGACAAAGGCTGA
- a CDS encoding phosphopentomutase — protein sequence MARAFLVVLDSVGCGGAPDAADFGDQGANTLGHVIAACANGRAEDGRSGPLQVPVMDGLGLGAAVRLASGMATPGLTATPHGMWGAATEVSLGKDTPSGHWELAGVPVPWAWTYFPRRDPAFPPELVAQICALAGTDGILGNCHAAGIPIVQELGAAHLRTGWPICYTSADSVVQIAAHETGFGLDRLHRLCADLAPALHAMRVGRVIARPFVGTQDAGFVRTGNRRDFAMRPPAPTLCDWVQGAGGQVHAVGKIGDIFSGQGISQQHKGDGDSALFEHFFRLMGNADAGSLTFCNFVEFDTLYGHTRDVSGYARALERFDKVAGQALAQMRAGDMLVITADHGNDPTAPGTDHTRERVPVLVAGYGAHQIGHCAFADVAASIAAHLGVPAHGPGRSFLP from the coding sequence ATGGCGCGCGCATTCCTTGTTGTGCTGGATTCCGTCGGGTGCGGCGGGGCACCTGATGCCGCCGATTTCGGGGACCAAGGGGCCAACACACTTGGACATGTAATCGCGGCTTGCGCCAACGGGCGGGCAGAGGACGGGCGCAGCGGCCCGCTTCAGGTGCCGGTTATGGACGGGCTGGGGCTGGGGGCGGCGGTGCGGCTGGCGTCGGGAATGGCCACGCCGGGGCTGACCGCCACGCCACACGGGATGTGGGGCGCCGCGACAGAGGTATCGCTGGGCAAGGACACACCGTCAGGTCATTGGGAACTGGCAGGCGTGCCGGTGCCGTGGGCCTGGACGTATTTTCCGCGACGCGACCCCGCCTTTCCGCCAGAACTGGTGGCGCAGATTTGCGCACTTGCGGGCACGGACGGGATACTGGGCAATTGCCACGCGGCGGGAATACCAATCGTGCAGGAACTGGGGGCCGCGCATCTGCGCACGGGCTGGCCCATCTGCTATACATCTGCCGATTCCGTGGTGCAGATTGCGGCGCATGAAACGGGTTTCGGGTTGGACCGCTTGCACAGGCTTTGTGCCGATCTGGCCCCTGCGTTGCACGCCATGCGCGTCGGGCGCGTGATTGCGCGACCGTTTGTGGGAACGCAGGATGCAGGGTTTGTGCGCACCGGCAACAGGCGCGATTTCGCCATGCGCCCCCCGGCACCAACATTATGCGACTGGGTTCAGGGCGCAGGCGGGCAGGTTCATGCTGTGGGTAAGATCGGTGATATCTTTTCGGGACAGGGTATCTCGCAGCAACATAAGGGAGACGGTGATAGTGCACTTTTCGAGCATTTTTTTCGATTGATGGGCAATGCAGACGCTGGTTCTTTAACGTTTTGCAACTTTGTTGAATTTGATACGCTGTATGGCCATACGCGTGACGTTTCGGGTTACGCGCGTGCGCTGGAACGCTTCGACAAGGTGGCAGGGCAAGCATTGGCGCAAATGCGCGCGGGCGATATGCTGGTGATCACCGCCGATCACGGGAATGACCCGACTGCACCGGGCACTGACCATACGCGCGAACGCGTTCCGGTGCTGGTGGCGGGCTATGGTGCGCACCAGATCGGGCATTGTGCCTTTGCTGATGTCGCCGCCAGCATTGCTGCACATCTGGGTGTGCCCGCCCATGGCCCGGGACGGAGTTTTTTGCCATGA
- a CDS encoding adenosine deaminase, translating into MMDRHTLAALPKLELHLHLEGAAPPAFIRDRAKRNHVDLSGLFDEQGRYRWQDFRGFLSVYDAVCTALKTPQDFHDLTLAVLENSASHGVIYTECFVSPDFCGGGDLSAWRDHLAAIDAAAQTAQAQSGIVMRAIVTCIRHNGPEQARRIAICAQETAGQFVTGFGMAGDEAQFQPKDFIWSFDAAREAGLGLTAHAGEWAGPDAIRATLQDLRVSRIGHGVRAIEDPAVLETLAETGVVLEICPASNIALGLYAKFPDHPVARLRDAGVKVTVSTDDPPFFGTSMTQEYGALAQCFGWGRDDFADIARIALDAAFLDAPARALLQNRLEEACPTPT; encoded by the coding sequence ATGATGGACCGTCACACGCTTGCCGCCCTTCCAAAGCTGGAACTGCATCTGCATCTGGAAGGGGCGGCACCGCCTGCCTTCATCCGCGACCGTGCCAAGCGCAACCATGTTGACCTTTCAGGTTTGTTTGACGAACAGGGGCGCTATCGCTGGCAGGATTTTCGCGGCTTTCTGTCCGTCTATGACGCGGTCTGCACGGCCTTGAAAACCCCGCAGGATTTTCACGACCTGACATTGGCTGTGCTGGAAAATTCCGCCAGTCATGGTGTCATCTACACCGAATGTTTCGTGTCGCCGGATTTCTGTGGTGGCGGGGATTTAAGTGCATGGCGCGACCATCTGGCCGCGATTGACGCCGCGGCACAGACTGCGCAGGCGCAATCCGGTATTGTCATGCGCGCCATTGTGACCTGCATACGCCATAACGGCCCCGAACAGGCGCGCAGGATTGCCATCTGTGCGCAGGAAACAGCGGGCCAGTTCGTCACAGGTTTTGGGATGGCAGGCGATGAGGCGCAGTTTCAGCCCAAGGATTTCATCTGGTCCTTTGATGCCGCGCGCGAAGCGGGGCTGGGCCTGACTGCGCATGCGGGTGAATGGGCGGGACCGGATGCCATTCGCGCCACCTTGCAGGATTTGCGGGTGTCGCGCATTGGCCACGGCGTGCGCGCGATTGAAGATCCCGCAGTGCTGGAAACACTGGCCGAAACGGGTGTGGTGCTGGAAATCTGCCCCGCGTCCAATATCGCGCTGGGTCTTTATGCGAAATTTCCCGATCATCCGGTTGCCAGGTTGCGTGATGCGGGCGTAAAGGTCACGGTGTCCACCGATGACCCGCCGTTCTTCGGCACCAGCATGACGCAGGAATATGGCGCGCTTGCACAGTGCTTTGGCTGGGGCAGGGATGACTTTGCCGACATCGCGCGCATTGCGCTTGATGCGGCTTTTCTTGATGCGCCTGCGCGCGCACTTCTACAAAATCGACTGGAGGAAGCATGTCCCACCCCGACCTGA
- the upp gene encoding uracil phosphoribosyltransferase, which yields MSHPDLTIIEHPLVVHKLSMMREKSLSSRDFRSLLREISQFLAYEVTRDLPLRLQTITTPVTEMQAPVLDCPDPVLVSILRAGNGLLDGMLEVLPTARVGYIGLYRDEATLRPVQYYCKLPPELAGRRVIVVDPMLATGHSAAAAIDLIKAAGATDIVFQCLLAAPEGVECMARAHPDVRIVTAALDECLNEHGYIVPGLGDAGDRIFGTS from the coding sequence ATGTCCCACCCCGACCTGACCATTATTGAACATCCGCTGGTCGTGCATAAACTGTCGATGATGCGCGAGAAATCACTGTCCAGCCGTGATTTTCGCAGCCTGCTGCGCGAAATCAGCCAGTTTCTGGCCTATGAAGTGACGCGCGACCTGCCGCTGCGCCTGCAAACCATCACCACCCCCGTGACTGAAATGCAGGCCCCCGTGCTGGATTGCCCCGATCCGGTTCTGGTGTCCATCCTGCGGGCGGGCAACGGGCTGCTGGACGGCATGCTGGAAGTGCTGCCGACCGCGCGTGTAGGCTATATTGGCCTGTATCGGGACGAGGCGACGCTGCGTCCGGTGCAATATTACTGCAAACTGCCCCCTGAACTTGCAGGCAGGCGTGTCATTGTTGTCGATCCCATGCTGGCAACGGGCCATTCTGCGGCGGCAGCGATTGACCTGATCAAGGCCGCAGGGGCCACGGATATTGTGTTTCAATGCCTGCTGGCCGCCCCCGAAGGTGTGGAATGTATGGCGCGCGCGCACCCCGATGTGCGCATTGTCACCGCCGCGCTGGATGAATGCCTGAACGAGCACGGATATATCGTTCCGGGACTAGGGGATGCGGGTGACCGGATATTTGGCACATCATAA
- a CDS encoding SPOR domain-containing protein: MSVRLFAITTVFSIALISGAGAQTNGPGPAELPPAGYDAREFVDSRGCVFLRSTFGGAVTWVPRFGADRQPVCDGTPSIRAEVRSPSVQTIPQPSGSLVRPAPVMGGKEPVRATASPRRAAPRRTGPRQADASGRHLDCPLNAPFGQVVRTSDARLMVLCVGHPDHFPQGLGPNAGHHGPIALPSNTVMPASAPVVARQHGSHVQVGSFRVPDNATRLRARLQAQGLPAGIHVAQGLNVVTVGPFAQADQAHHAMQVVRGMGFRDAFFRR; encoded by the coding sequence ATGTCTGTCAGATTATTTGCAATTACGACTGTTTTTTCCATTGCCCTGATTTCGGGTGCGGGTGCCCAGACAAATGGACCTGGGCCTGCCGAACTGCCGCCCGCAGGCTATGATGCGCGCGAATTTGTCGACAGCCGCGGTTGTGTGTTTTTGCGTTCCACATTCGGGGGGGCTGTCACATGGGTGCCGCGTTTCGGCGCGGACCGCCAGCCGGTTTGTGATGGCACGCCCAGTATTCGCGCAGAAGTGCGAAGCCCGTCTGTTCAGACAATACCGCAACCGTCAGGTTCCCTTGTCCGCCCTGCACCTGTTATGGGCGGGAAAGAACCTGTTCGCGCCACTGCAAGCCCCCGCCGCGCCGCACCGCGCCGCACTGGTCCGCGTCAGGCCGATGCGTCCGGCCGCCACCTTGATTGCCCGTTGAATGCACCCTTCGGTCAGGTTGTGCGCACCAGTGATGCGCGCCTGATGGTGCTGTGCGTGGGCCATCCCGATCATTTCCCGCAAGGTTTGGGGCCGAATGCAGGCCATCATGGCCCGATCGCCCTGCCGTCAAACACCGTGATGCCCGCATCTGCGCCAGTGGTTGCACGCCAGCATGGCAGTCATGTGCAGGTTGGCAGTTTCAGGGTGCCGGACAACGCCACGCGCCTGCGCGCGCGGTTGCAGGCGCAGGGCCTGCCTGCGGGTATTCATGTGGCGCAGGGTTTGAATGTGGTGACAGTCGGCCCGTTTGCGCAAGCCGATCAGGCCCATCATGCAATGCAGGTCGTTCGCGGAATGGGGTTTCGGGACGCGTTTTTCCGCCGGTGA
- a CDS encoding DMT family transporter — protein sequence MPTTPTLSNWISLITLGLIWGASFLGIAIALEGFAPLWVAAGRIVIGALTLTGVALVLGVRLPSRPEVWGFAAAMGVFSSALPFFLLSWSQQHVTSGFAGISMAAIPLFVLGFAHFLVPGERLSNAKAGGFMLGLLGVGVLIGPGVLAVSGSELEALARLGCLAAALSYAVGSIVTRRCPDVHPMAFGVLALWVASAIMLPAALWQEGIPALPEPRPMLALLFLGLLPTGLATLLKISIIRSAGPSFLAQVNYHVPVWSVLLGVMILSEELSPRILLAMGIIISGLMVSRSRGAARKPAT from the coding sequence ATGCCAACCACCCCGACCTTGTCAAACTGGATATCGCTGATCACGCTGGGCCTGATCTGGGGTGCATCCTTTTTGGGAATTGCAATCGCGCTGGAAGGGTTTGCGCCGCTTTGGGTGGCTGCGGGCCGTATTGTGATCGGCGCACTGACACTGACAGGCGTTGCGCTTGTTCTGGGCGTCAGGCTGCCGTCACGGCCGGAGGTTTGGGGGTTTGCGGCCGCGATGGGGGTGTTTTCAAGCGCGCTGCCGTTCTTTTTGCTAAGCTGGTCACAACAGCATGTCACATCGGGCTTCGCCGGTATCAGCATGGCGGCCATCCCGTTATTCGTGCTGGGGTTTGCACATTTTCTGGTTCCCGGTGAACGGCTAAGCAACGCGAAAGCGGGCGGGTTCATGCTGGGCCTGTTGGGGGTTGGTGTTTTGATCGGCCCCGGTGTTCTGGCCGTGTCGGGGTCCGAGTTGGAAGCGCTGGCGCGGCTGGGCTGCCTTGCGGCCGCATTAAGCTATGCGGTCGGGTCAATTGTGACGCGCCGCTGCCCCGATGTGCACCCGATGGCGTTTGGCGTGCTGGCACTTTGGGTGGCAAGTGCCATCATGCTGCCCGCAGCGCTGTGGCAAGAAGGCATTCCAGCCTTGCCCGAACCGCGCCCAATGCTGGCATTGCTTTTCCTGGGGCTGTTGCCCACCGGCTTGGCGACCTTGCTGAAAATCAGCATCATCCGCAGCGCGGGGCCAAGTTTTCTGGCGCAAGTGAATTACCATGTGCCGGTATGGTCGGTGTTGTTGGGCGTCATGATCCTGTCAGAGGAACTTTCGCCACGCATTCTGCTGGCGATGGGGATAATCATTTCAGGATTGATGGTCAGCCGCAGCAGGGGCGCAGCGCGCAAGCCTGCGACGTGA
- the ilvC gene encoding ketol-acid reductoisomerase, translating into MRVYYDRDCDVNLIKDKKVAILGYGSQGHAHALNLRDSGAKNIVVALREGSSSAKKCEAEGLKVMGIAEAAAWCDVIMFTMPDELQAETYKKYVHDNLRDGAAIAFAHGLNVHFGLIETKPGIDVIMMAPKGPGHTVRGEYTKGGGVPCLVAVHQDATGKAMEIGLSYCSAIGGGRSGIIETNFRQECETDLFGEQAVLCGGLVELIRMGFETLVEAGYEPEMAYFECLHEVKLIVDLIYEGGIANMNYSISNTAEYGEYVSGPRILPYDETKARMKAVLTDIQQGKFVRDFMAENAVGQPFFKATRRINDEHQIEQVGAKLRAMMPWIGASKMVDKDRN; encoded by the coding sequence ATGCGCGTCTATTATGATCGCGATTGCGATGTTAACCTGATCAAGGATAAAAAAGTCGCCATTCTGGGCTATGGCAGCCAGGGCCATGCCCATGCGCTGAACCTGCGCGATTCGGGCGCTAAGAACATTGTTGTGGCCCTGCGCGAAGGCTCAAGCAGCGCCAAGAAATGCGAAGCCGAAGGCCTGAAGGTCATGGGCATTGCCGAAGCGGCCGCCTGGTGTGACGTGATCATGTTCACCATGCCCGATGAGTTGCAGGCGGAAACCTACAAGAAATATGTGCATGACAACCTGCGCGACGGCGCGGCGATTGCCTTTGCGCATGGCTTGAACGTGCATTTCGGCCTGATCGAGACGAAGCCCGGCATTGACGTGATCATGATGGCCCCCAAAGGCCCCGGCCACACGGTGCGCGGCGAATACACCAAAGGCGGCGGTGTGCCCTGTCTGGTAGCGGTGCATCAGGACGCGACCGGCAAGGCCATGGAAATCGGCCTGTCTTATTGTTCAGCCATTGGTGGCGGGCGTTCGGGCATTATTGAAACCAATTTCCGTCAGGAATGCGAAACCGACCTGTTCGGGGAACAAGCGGTTCTGTGTGGCGGTCTGGTTGAACTGATCCGCATGGGTTTTGAAACCCTGGTCGAAGCGGGCTATGAGCCGGAAATGGCGTATTTCGAATGCCTGCATGAAGTGAAGCTGATTGTGGACCTGATCTATGAAGGTGGCATCGCCAACATGAACTATTCGATCAGCAACACCGCCGAATATGGCGAATATGTCAGCGGCCCGCGCATTCTGCCCTATGACGAAACCAAGGCGCGGATGAAGGCAGTTCTGACCGACATTCAGCAGGGCAAATTCGTGCGTGACTTCATGGCGGAAAATGCTGTTGGCCAGCCCTTCTTCAAGGCGACGCGCCGCATCAATGACGAGCATCAGATCGAACAGGTCGGCGCGAAACTGCGCGCGATGATGCCATGGATCGGTGCGTCAAAAATGGTCGACAAAGACCGCAACTAA